The Chryseobacterium indicum genome includes a window with the following:
- a CDS encoding aminotransferase class I/II-fold pyridoxal phosphate-dependent enzyme produces MDIFDRIKENPGPLGQFADYGEGYFIFPRLEGPIGPRMQFQGREVIFWSANDYLGMCNHPEVLEADAKAAAEFGMFYPMGARAMSGETEQHLQLERELADFVQKESAYLLNFGYQGMVSTIDALVGRNDVIVYDVDSHACIVDGVRLHAGKRFTYRHNDIASLEKNLERATKVAEETGGGILVITEGVFGMRGQQGKLKEICELKSKYKFRLLVDDAHGFGTLGKTGAGAGEEQGCQDQIDVYFSTFAKSMAGFGAFIAGDKEIIRYLKFNLRSQIFAKSLTMPMVIGGLKRLELLRTRPEIKAKLWENTYKLQNGLKERGFNIGDTNTCVTPVMMQGTPVEATLLVKDLREIYGIFTSVVVYPVIPKGMILLRLIPTASHTDAEINETLAAFEAIHDKLVSGYYKDQEQKLLAEQGLSFKEI; encoded by the coding sequence TTGGATATTTTTGACAGAATAAAAGAAAATCCAGGACCTCTTGGACAATTTGCAGATTATGGTGAAGGCTATTTTATTTTCCCAAGATTAGAAGGACCAATCGGACCGAGAATGCAGTTTCAGGGAAGAGAAGTTATTTTCTGGAGTGCGAATGATTATTTGGGAATGTGTAATCATCCTGAAGTTCTGGAGGCTGATGCAAAAGCAGCTGCAGAATTCGGAATGTTTTATCCGATGGGCGCAAGAGCAATGTCGGGAGAAACTGAGCAGCATTTGCAATTGGAAAGAGAGCTTGCTGATTTTGTTCAGAAAGAATCTGCATATTTATTAAATTTCGGTTATCAGGGAATGGTTTCTACCATTGATGCTTTGGTAGGAAGAAACGATGTAATTGTTTATGATGTTGATTCTCACGCTTGTATCGTAGATGGGGTGAGACTTCACGCTGGAAAAAGATTTACGTACAGACATAACGATATTGCAAGCCTTGAAAAAAACCTTGAAAGAGCAACTAAAGTAGCGGAAGAAACAGGAGGAGGAATTTTAGTGATTACCGAAGGAGTTTTCGGAATGAGAGGACAACAAGGTAAATTAAAAGAAATCTGTGAATTAAAATCAAAATACAAATTCAGACTTTTAGTTGATGACGCGCACGGATTCGGAACTCTTGGAAAAACAGGAGCCGGAGCCGGTGAAGAACAGGGTTGTCAGGATCAGATTGATGTTTACTTCTCTACTTTTGCCAAATCTATGGCAGGTTTTGGAGCATTCATCGCGGGTGATAAAGAAATTATCAGATATCTGAAATTCAATTTAAGATCTCAGATTTTTGCTAAATCTTTAACGATGCCAATGGTAATCGGAGGTTTAAAAAGACTGGAACTGCTGAGAACAAGACCGGAAATTAAAGCAAAACTTTGGGAAAATACTTACAAATTACAGAATGGTCTTAAAGAAAGAGGCTTTAACATTGGAGATACAAATACTTGCGTAACTCCAGTGATGATGCAGGGAACTCCGGTGGAAGCAACTCTTTTAGTAAAAGATCTAAGAGAAATCTACGGGATCTTTACTTCGGTAGTGGTATATCCTGTAATTCCGAAAGGAATGATCTTGTTAAGATTAATTCCTACAGCTTCTCACACCGATGCTGAAATTAATGAAACCCTTGCTGCGTTTGAAGCTATTCACGATAAATTGGTAAGTGGTTATTACAAAGATCAGGAACAAAAACTGTTGGCAGAACAAGGTTTAAGTTTCAAAGAGATTTAA